One Methylosinus sp. H3A genomic region harbors:
- a CDS encoding filamentous haemagglutinin family protein, translating into MPFALVETQMGGDINIIGPDGGIRVGSAGRDDKKPNEEGILTLRGGAIRIYTDQSVLVNQSRIMTQQGGNVELFSGNGDINAGSGPKTYVSNPVLSQVCLYSTGYCSVNPQGLVTGAGIGAIVTLPTQDPSLSNAFLSAPHGTVDLGAAGVRAAGNLTIVAQRVTNAYNAQAGGTVSGLATVTTGPNVGALTSASSQAGAAAKAVDTPQAGAGGSDAPSIITVEVLGYGGPDRAPESE; encoded by the coding sequence ATGCCGTTCGCGCTGGTCGAGACGCAAATGGGCGGCGACATCAATATTATCGGGCCCGATGGCGGCATTCGCGTCGGCTCGGCCGGCCGCGACGACAAGAAGCCCAATGAGGAAGGCATATTGACGCTGCGCGGCGGCGCGATCCGCATCTACACGGATCAGTCGGTGCTGGTGAACCAGAGCCGCATCATGACGCAGCAGGGCGGCAATGTGGAGCTGTTCAGCGGCAATGGCGACATAAACGCGGGCTCCGGGCCGAAGACCTATGTCTCCAATCCGGTGCTGAGCCAAGTGTGCCTCTATTCGACCGGCTATTGCTCGGTCAATCCGCAGGGCCTCGTGACGGGCGCGGGCATAGGCGCGATCGTCACACTGCCGACGCAGGATCCGAGCCTTTCCAACGCTTTCCTCTCGGCGCCGCATGGCACGGTGGATTTGGGCGCGGCCGGCGTGCGGGCCGCGGGCAATCTCACCATCGTCGCGCAGCGCGTCACCAACGCCTACAACGCTCAGGCCGGCGGAACCGTTTCGGGCCTGGCGACAGTGACGACCGGGCCGAATGTCGGCGCGCTGACCTCGGCGTCCAGCCAGGCGGGCGCGGCGGCCAAGGCGGTGGACACGCCGCAAGCCGGCGCCGGAGGCTCCGACGCGCCTTCGATCATCACCGTCGAAGTGTTGGGATATGGGGGCCCCGATCGCGCGCCGGAGAGCGAATAA